Proteins from one Microcaecilia unicolor chromosome 2, aMicUni1.1, whole genome shotgun sequence genomic window:
- the LOC115461470 gene encoding toll-like receptor 1 — protein sequence MMKILESITFISYVFIILCTCMSMFCNNTQFPTNNGFTIRYSKKSLNSVPENLPPKTTILDLSENNIAVLLSSDFTSLSKLTLLNLSYNHIREFDAIVFRFNAELEHLDLSHNNLRNITCGSLQIIKGLRHLDLSSNKFENILHCKEFSYFLHLQYLGLSATRIQRSSLKEIAQLGTLHVIFLGLQNLSSYEPGSLQVLNTNKLHIVLPVYLKDPFILYDAMNTSRTLELSQVTCEKACDNVIEPLSTISKNSKVSTLIISNITVSWKYLNQMIEAVWCSSVEYLNVHHLIELGEFPYFVPFNFSKTSLKALSIQHWISKSVYYRGPPHPVQTYSEMMIESFTFVDIGMIHFMCPSKSSIFHFLNFTRNRLTDKLFQNCNTLPHLETLILRSNRLEMLSLVSSMTTSMKSLQYLDVSNNKLQYENGEDCHWSETLLKLNLSANQLTSAAFGCLPINVKILDLHNNQISNIHKGIMALKSLEELNLASNWLADLRDCSHFNSLAVLNVGMNFLHSLSFHSLQSCQNVRAINAGNNPFQCDCELRDFINWRTQTAGDILGWPESYKCQYPEHLKGTLLKDVHLSEVSCNTAVLLGIVLGTMAALIICILFLCLYFDLPWYVKMTWNWTQTKRRIRNTNPKDLPQNLTYHAFISYSQHDASWVKDYLIPNLEKGDGSIHICQHERNFVPGRSIIENIINCIEKSYKSIFVLSPNFIQSGWCHYELYFAHHRLFTENSDSLILILLEPIPQYLIPSKYYKLKALMAKRTYLEWPKEKSKHGLFWANLRQSINVQLPEHKQENKKVFNTSQEKDYEPDTVSLN from the coding sequence ATGATGAAGATCCTAGAATCCATCACATTCATCTCATATGTCTTTATTATTCTTTGTACATGCATGTCCATGTTCTGTAACAATACACAATTTCCTACAAACAATGGCTTTACCATCAGGTATTCAAAGAAATCTCTAAACAGCGTTCCAGAAAATctgccaccaaaaacaacaaTCTTGGATTTATCAGAAAACAATATTGCTGTACTTCTTAGCTCTGATTTTACTTCTTTGTCTAAACTGACACTTTTAAATTTGTCCTACAATCACATCAGAGAATTTGATGCTATTGTTTTCAGATTCAATGCAGAATTAGAGCACTTAGATTTATCCCACAACAACCTCAGGAACATTACCTGCGGCTCTCTGCAGATAATTAAAGGTCTTCGACATTTAGACCTTTCCTCTAATAAATttgagaatatattgcactgtaaAGAATTCAGCTACTTTCTCCATCTGCAATATCTGGGACTCAGTGCTACAAGGATACAAAGGTCTTCTCTGAAAGAAATTGCACAATTGGGAACATTACATGTCATCTTCTTGGGTTTACAAAATCTCTCCTCTTATGAACCAGGCAGTCTACAAGTCTTAAATACAAACAAACTCCACATTGTACTCCCAGTCTATCTCAAAGACCCTTTCATTTTGTATGATGCTATGAACACTTCAAGAACATTAGAACTTTCCCAAGTCACATGTGAGAAGGCTTGTGATAATGTAATTGAACCTTTATCAACAATCAGCAAAAATTCAAAGGTATCAACTCTGATCATTAGTAACATTACAGTGTCATGGAAGTACCTCAATCAAATGATTGAGGCTGTCTGGTGTTCATCAGTTGAGTATTTAAATGTTCACCACTTGATAGAGTTAGGTGAGTTTCCATACTTTGTACCATTTAACTTTTCTAAGACTTCTTTAAAAGCACTCTCAATACAACACTGGATTTCTAAGTCAGTTTATTACAGGGGCCCTCCTCATCCAGTACAGACGTACTCAGAGATGATGATTGAGAGCTTTACATTTGTGGATATTGGTATGATACATTTTATGTGCCCTTCCAAATCTAGTATATTTCACTTCttgaattttacaagaaacagattgacagataaGCTTTTCCAAAACTGCAACACCTTGCCTCATTTGGAAACACTTATCTTAAGAAGTAATAGACTTGAAATGCTGTCTTTGGTGAGTAGTATGACTACCAGTATGAAATCTCTGCAGTACCTAGATGTCAGTAATAATAAATTGCAGTATGAGAATGGGGAAGACTGCCACTGGTCAGAAACACTGCTCAAACTGAACCTGTCAGCAAACCAGCTGACCAGCGCTGCCTTTGGTTGCTTACCAATCAATGTAAAAATATTGGATCTCCACAATAACCAAATCTCTAATATTCACAAAGGCATTATGGCACTGAAATCTTTGGAAGAACTAAACCTTGCATCCAACTGGCTAGCTGATCTTCGAGACTGTAGTCATTTTAATAGCCTCGCAGTCCTAAATGTAGGAATGAATTTTCTGCACTCTCTCTCTTTTCATTCTCTCCAAAGTTGTCAGAATGTCAGAGCAATCAATGCTGGAAACAATCCATTTCAGTGTGATTGTGAATTAAGAGACTTTATTAACTGGAGGACGCAAACAGCTGGAGATATACTAGGATGGCCAGAATCTTATAAGTGTCAATATCCAGAACATCTTAAAGGAACCCTGCTAAAGGATGTCCATCTCTCTGAAGTATCCTGTAACACAGCAGTCTTGCTTGGTATAGTTCTGGGCACCATGGCAGCCCTCATAATTTGCATATTGTTTCTGTGTCTTTATTTTGATTTGCCTTGGTATGTTAAGATGACATGGAACTGGACACAGACAAAGCGCAGAATTAGGAACACAAATCCAAAAGATCTTCCCCAGAATTTGACCTATCATGCTTTTATCTCCTATAGCCAGCATGATGCATCTTGGGTAAAAGATTACCTGATACCCAACTTAGAAAAAGGAGATGGGTCTATACATATCTGTCAGCATGAGAGGAACTTTGTTCCAGGAAgaagcatcattgaaaatatcatTAACTGCATTGAGAAAAGCTACAAATCCATCTTTGTTTTGTCTCCCAATTTCATCCAGAGTGGGTGGTGCCATTATGAACTTTACTTTGCCCATCACAGACTATTCACTGAAAATTCTGATAGCTTGATCCTCATTTTACTAGAACCCATCCCACAGTACCTCATTCCTTCTAAATATTATAAGCTGAAAGCTCTTATGGCAAAAAGAACGTACTTAGAGTGGCCAAAGGAGAAAAGTAAACATGGGCTCTTCTGGGCCAACCTCAGACAATCTATTAATGTACAACTTCCTGAAcataaacaagaaaataaaaaggtcttTAACACCAGCCAAGAAAAGGACTACGAGCCTGACACTGTTAGCTTGAACTAA